The genomic window GAGGTACCCGGTTGCGGCGGCAAAGACGCCGAGTCCCGCATTCGCCGCGACGCTCGAGCCGCGCGATACCGTGCTCTCTTCGGACGTTGCCAGCTGTGAAGACATTGTGTCACTGGTAGAATTCGGGTAATATAATGAGCTTTGTGTTTTCCCCGTTCCTCGGGCCTCGGTGCCACCTCCTCGGGACAGTCTTGCGTTCGGTGGCGACCACCCTCCGTCGGACCCGCCGTTCAGACGGCCGATTCGTCGGCCGCGACGTGCTCGAGCCGGTCGCTGAGCCGGCTGCTGGCCCGTTCGGGTTGGGGGACGCGTTCGAAGACCAGTTCCGGCTCGCCGGAGCCGGCGGTGTAGACGGTCAGGTCGCCGTAGCCCAGCAGGCGACCGATTCCGGACTGGCGCAGGCTGGTGTTCTGGACCCGATCGAGGCGGAACTGGGTCACGTCTCTCGAGATCACGCCCCGTTTCTTGTAGAGTTCCGTGGAGGTGATGACGTAGCGCGTGTTCGTCCAGATGAGATACCGGGCGAGCGCGATAATCACCCCGGTCACCGTGACGAGGACGCCGAGTATCGTCAGGAGCCCGACGCCGTCGGTCCCGCTCCAGCCGGCGACCAGAATGCCCGCGAGCGCGAGCCCGATTCCGACCGGGAGCTCGGTCCCCATCGCGAACGGATGCGGACGGCTCTCCCAGACGATGCTCTCGTCGTCGCTGATATGAAACCAGTCGGGCGTCGAGCCGAAGGCCATCGGCCGCGCCTATTCCGTACCCGTCCGTAAAGCTATCGGGGGAACGGACCGGTTACCCGCGACGTGGCCGATTTTCAGGCGGTTTGCTGCTCCATACCGACGTGTCACGACGGGGTCGGCTCGAAACGAGTCGCGGGACCACCACGGTTTTTGACCGCGCGGGCCGATGAAGGGATATGAGCCGCGCGCGCAAGCCCGACTGGCTGAAGAGTCGCCCGCCGTCGGGACGGGAGTTCGCCGGCATCCGGGAGACGCTACGGAAACACGACCTGCACACCGTCTGCGAGGAGGCCAACTGTCCGAATCTGGGCGAGTGCTGGTCGGGTAGAGGCGGGTCCGACGGCGATGGGTCGGGCGGCGGAACGGCCACCTTCATGCTGATGGGTGATCGCTGCTCTCGAGGCTGTAACTTCTGTGACGTTCGGACCGGCGGGATGGAGGCCCTCGACCCCGACGAGCCCGAAAACGTCGCCGAGGCGATCGCCGAAATCGGGCTGGACTACGTCGTCCTCACCAGCGTCGACCGGGACGACCTCCCCGATCAGGGCGCGGGCCACTTCGCCGAGACGATCCGCGAGATCAAGGCCCGACACCCCGGCATCCTCGTCGAGGTGCTGATTCCCGATTTCCAGGGCGAGGAGCGACTCGTCCGGAAGATCATCGACGCCGAACCCGACGTGATCGCCCACAACGTCGAGACCGTCGAGCGATTGCAGTATCCCGTTCGTGACCGTCGTGCCGGCTACGAGCAGAGCCTGTCGGTCCTCGAGCAGGTCGATCGGGAAAGCGACATTTACACCAAAACCTCCGTCATGCTCGGCCACGGCGAGTACGACCACGAGGTCTACCAGACGCTCGCGGACCTGCGCGAACGCGGCGTCGATATCGTCACACTGGGGCAGTATCTGCAGCCCTCGCGGGACCACCTCGAGGTCCGGCGCTACGACCACCCCGATAAGTACGAGACGTGGCGACGCGTCGCTGAAGCGGAGTTAGGCTTCCTCTATTGTGCCAGCGGGCCGATGGTGCGATCGTCGTATAAGGCCGGCGAACTGTTCGTCGACGCCGTCCTGCGGGAGGGCAAGAGCGTCGCGGAAGCGAGAGCCGACGCGCGCCGGACACGGCCACAGCA from Natrinema versiforme includes these protein-coding regions:
- a CDS encoding PH domain-containing protein, which translates into the protein MAFGSTPDWFHISDDESIVWESRPHPFAMGTELPVGIGLALAGILVAGWSGTDGVGLLTILGVLVTVTGVIIALARYLIWTNTRYVITSTELYKKRGVISRDVTQFRLDRVQNTSLRQSGIGRLLGYGDLTVYTAGSGEPELVFERVPQPERASSRLSDRLEHVAADESAV
- the lipA gene encoding lipoyl synthase, with protein sequence MSRARKPDWLKSRPPSGREFAGIRETLRKHDLHTVCEEANCPNLGECWSGRGGSDGDGSGGGTATFMLMGDRCSRGCNFCDVRTGGMEALDPDEPENVAEAIAEIGLDYVVLTSVDRDDLPDQGAGHFAETIREIKARHPGILVEVLIPDFQGEERLVRKIIDAEPDVIAHNVETVERLQYPVRDRRAGYEQSLSVLEQVDRESDIYTKTSVMLGHGEYDHEVYQTLADLRERGVDIVTLGQYLQPSRDHLEVRRYDHPDKYETWRRVAEAELGFLYCASGPMVRSSYKAGELFVDAVLREGKSVAEARADARRTRPQQTES